The following coding sequences lie in one Brachionichthys hirsutus isolate HB-005 chromosome 15, CSIRO-AGI_Bhir_v1, whole genome shotgun sequence genomic window:
- the ccl20l gene encoding C-C motif chemokine 20: protein MTPRGLMTATFLLCFMLCLLRPAALGFQIRKACCTSYTKRPVPSHLVKGYREQTTMEHCRIEAIIFYTVRKDLQICASRKDEWVRRLLGSLSSKLKKMSSSAAGGTQKREILTPFNDGGGVFTVETLQNSTDGFY, encoded by the exons ATGACTCCCAGAGGTTTGATGACAGCGacctttctcctctgcttcatGCTGTGCCTCCTCCGTCCAGCTGCTC tggGTTTCCAGATTAGGAAAGCCTGTTGCACAAGCTACACAAAGAGGCCAGTGCCCTCCCACCTTGTAAAGGGCTACAGGGAACAGACCACCATGGAACACTGTCGCATCGAGGCGATCAT TTTCTACACAGTCAGGAAGGATTTGCAAATATGTGCGTCTCGCAAGGATGAATGGGTGAGGAGACTCCTGGGATCACTGAG TTCAAAACTGAAGAAGATGTCCAGCTCTGCTGCCGGTGGAACCCAGAAGAGAGAAATCCTGACCCCATTTAATGATGGAGGTGGAGTTTTCACCGTGGAGACCCTCCAAAACAGCACCGACGGTTTTTACTAG
- the LOC137904723 gene encoding C-C motif chemokine 4-like: MKMRFILVLATLLCFIRWMAHASSRPAVNCCVGMSTTKVKQRLIVNYTIQSEGVCTTRAVRFLTKRGKTLCSDPALQWVREAMLKVDKERDMKASQERVRNEEGMTSNSTTPAYTTAKKTLQRGGRKRWRQRKTLRGRKRLRGRIN, from the exons ATGAAGATGAGATTCATCCTGGTGCTCGCCACTCTTTTATGCTTCATCAGATGGATGGCCCATGCAA GTTCCAGACCAGCAGTAAACTGTTGCGTTGGAATGTCCACCACCAAAGTAAAACAGAGACTTATTGTGAATTACACCATTCAGTCTGAAGGCGTCTGTACAACCAGAGCTGTCAG GTTCCTCACAAAACGGGGGAAGACGCTTTGCTCAGACCCGGCCTTGCAGTGGGTGAGAGAAGCCATGCTGAAGGTGGACAAGGAGCGAGACATGAAAGCATCCCAAGAGAGAGTACGAAATGAAGAAGGGATGACGAGCAACAGCACGACACCAGCGTACACCACGGCAAAGAAGACGCTGCAGAGGGGAGGCAGGAAAagatggaggcagaggaagacgtTACGCGGGAGGAAGAGGCTGAGAGGACGCATCAACTGA